Proteins found in one Pseudomonas marvdashtae genomic segment:
- a CDS encoding LysR family transcriptional regulator, whose product MALEEIGKVRDYVRLGASVATDDQALKGFKDPQALEFFLVAARCSCFMQAARSLNVKASLLRKKLSRLSSHYGRPLFEHRGNALMLSQAGRHLRSQLLAHRALLALPDAFDTEQTLVRVAVAEPLLHDVLSRALLGFLRQHANVRLDVVRLDGPPGQESVEADVIVWLTDPRTTAPQLSFPVAELSCLAELEYIPHIAKRYSREASRPRSLPELQDYMLVSLHSYAKMPSLAPWNRAVSERRSGVTQVNSYELMRQMIQWSACIGLLPHYVCSLDKTLQPLPELFTGDMQMQVWMAVHGDEAHRQEVVRLVAMVRAAFEEHKEWF is encoded by the coding sequence ATGGCGTTGGAGGAGATTGGCAAGGTTCGAGATTACGTGCGGCTGGGTGCTTCGGTGGCAACCGATGATCAGGCACTGAAGGGCTTCAAGGATCCGCAAGCGCTGGAGTTTTTCCTGGTGGCGGCACGCTGTAGCTGTTTCATGCAGGCCGCGCGCAGCCTGAATGTCAAAGCGTCGTTATTGCGGAAAAAACTGTCGCGGTTATCCAGTCATTACGGGCGTCCCTTGTTCGAGCACCGAGGGAATGCGCTGATGCTCAGCCAGGCTGGCCGTCACCTGCGCAGCCAATTACTGGCCCACCGAGCTTTGCTGGCGTTGCCTGACGCCTTCGACACCGAGCAGACCCTGGTGCGGGTGGCCGTGGCCGAGCCGTTGCTGCACGACGTCCTCAGCCGCGCGCTGCTTGGCTTCTTGCGCCAACACGCCAACGTGCGCCTGGACGTGGTGCGCCTCGACGGTCCACCCGGCCAGGAGTCGGTTGAGGCGGATGTCATCGTCTGGCTCACCGACCCACGGACGACAGCGCCGCAGCTATCTTTCCCGGTGGCCGAACTCAGTTGCCTGGCCGAGCTGGAATACATCCCGCACATCGCCAAGCGCTACTCCCGGGAAGCAAGTCGCCCACGCAGCCTTCCCGAGCTTCAGGACTACATGCTGGTCAGCCTGCACAGCTACGCAAAAATGCCTTCGCTGGCCCCGTGGAACCGCGCCGTCAGCGAGCGCCGGTCAGGCGTCACGCAGGTGAACTCCTATGAGTTGATGCGCCAGATGATTCAATGGAGTGCCTGTATCGGCCTGCTGCCGCACTACGTTTGCTCGCTCGACAAAACCCTGCAGCCTTTGCCCGAATTGTTCACTGGCGACATGCAGATGCAGGTCTGGATGGCCGTGCATGGCGATGAGGCGCACAGGCAGGAAGTCGTGCGATTGGTGGCGATGGTCCGCGCGGCGTTTGAAGAGCACAAGGAGTGGTTCTAG
- a CDS encoding peptidylprolyl isomerase, which produces MSRFSKRVGASLVILVAGGIAVAVALDPGDSPHASVPATQPVAARGQGETAPAVASLGELQLSSAELNGVLGSLAPPVREQLRANRGALESWIRTRLAEKALLQQADAQGWQERPEIQQMTRAATEQILLRTYLQSISQVPAEYPDEQALQQAYDAAKGQLQSPALYRVSQIFIALEPGANEESVRKKATELARRAQAPNADFAALAREFSDDQATAQRGGDSGLQPLQQYVPQMRQVLARQRVGSVSDALRSEAGFHVLKLTDMQPARPASLDEVRGQLREALRNQRQEQVARAYLEGLVSKATLSIDGAQLNEALESVR; this is translated from the coding sequence ATGAGCAGGTTCAGCAAACGGGTGGGCGCCAGTCTTGTCATTCTGGTGGCGGGAGGCATCGCCGTGGCAGTGGCCCTCGACCCTGGCGATTCCCCCCATGCCTCGGTACCGGCGACACAACCGGTAGCTGCCCGAGGCCAAGGCGAGACCGCGCCGGCCGTCGCCAGTCTGGGTGAACTGCAATTGAGCAGCGCCGAACTCAACGGTGTGCTGGGCTCGTTGGCACCGCCGGTGCGCGAGCAACTGCGGGCCAATCGTGGCGCCCTGGAAAGCTGGATTCGAACGCGCCTGGCGGAGAAAGCCTTGTTGCAGCAGGCCGACGCGCAAGGTTGGCAGGAACGCCCGGAAATTCAACAGATGACCCGAGCCGCCACCGAACAGATCCTGTTGCGCACCTATCTGCAATCCATCAGCCAAGTGCCTGCCGAGTACCCGGATGAGCAGGCGCTGCAACAAGCCTATGACGCAGCGAAGGGCCAGCTGCAAAGCCCGGCGTTGTATCGCGTCAGTCAGATTTTCATCGCGCTGGAGCCGGGTGCCAACGAAGAGTCAGTGCGCAAGAAAGCCACCGAACTGGCTCGCCGCGCCCAGGCTCCCAATGCTGATTTCGCCGCGTTGGCCCGGGAGTTTTCCGATGACCAGGCCACGGCGCAGCGGGGTGGCGACAGCGGCCTGCAACCGTTGCAGCAATACGTGCCGCAAATGCGCCAAGTGCTGGCGCGGCAGCGAGTTGGCAGTGTTTCCGACGCTTTGCGCAGCGAGGCGGGTTTTCACGTTCTCAAGCTCACCGACATGCAACCGGCACGTCCCGCGAGTCTGGATGAGGTGCGTGGACAGTTGCGCGAGGCGCTGCGCAACCAGCGCCAGGAACAGGTGGCCAGGGCGTATCTGGAAGGATTGGTCAGCAAGGCGACGTTGAGCATCGATGGCGCGCAACTGAACGAGGCATTGGAGTCTGTTCGTTAA
- a CDS encoding YbjN domain-containing protein: MTTQALIQSITPEQLGELLQAAGYRVNRTEQGEVVQLLSASQGIGFAVRFGNPAAAEGSFLDFTFSCALRIEGKLPEGLVEVWNASRRFARLSLQGEFLVMEMDAIVAAGVSEDHLRGVLELWDRLLQEFVVYLREYSQQARQQQAVDAAPVPEVVVEEA; this comes from the coding sequence ATGACCACACAAGCACTGATCCAGAGCATCACCCCCGAGCAACTCGGCGAGTTACTGCAAGCCGCTGGCTATCGCGTCAATCGCACCGAGCAGGGCGAGGTCGTGCAGTTGTTGAGCGCCAGCCAGGGCATTGGTTTTGCCGTGCGCTTCGGCAACCCGGCCGCCGCCGAGGGTAGCTTCCTCGACTTTACGTTCAGCTGCGCGTTGCGCATCGAGGGCAAGTTGCCTGAAGGCCTGGTGGAAGTCTGGAACGCCAGCCGCCGCTTTGCCCGCCTCAGCCTTCAGGGCGAATTCCTGGTGATGGAGATGGACGCCATCGTCGCCGCAGGCGTCAGTGAGGATCACTTGCGCGGCGTGCTGGAGCTCTGGGACCGCTTGCTGCAAGAGTTCGTGGTGTACCTGCGCGAATACAGCCAGCAGGCCCGCCAGCAACAGGCGGTGGACGCTGCGCCAGTGCCAGAAGTCGTGGTTGAAGAGGCTTGA
- a CDS encoding DNA repair protein: MIRPFHPIIHAVVLLLGLGAALGASAQTLEERLRAQLRSTTAQLQALQSEQAQGTAARQAAESQLSAAQGQIKQLTAELTKARSQNEQLGAQQDAVRSSAQAQVAASSEQVGKFKQAYEELLGRARGIEAARATLQASLTSRESEVQQCVAKNQQMYGIAKEILGAYENIEVSDVLKIRQPFASGARVKFEELAQRYGDALYQTQFDATKTTAGK, translated from the coding sequence ATGATCAGGCCATTTCATCCCATCATCCACGCTGTGGTGTTGTTGCTTGGCCTCGGCGCAGCCTTGGGCGCTTCGGCGCAAACCTTGGAGGAGCGCCTGCGTGCCCAATTGCGCAGCACCACTGCGCAGTTGCAAGCCTTGCAGAGCGAACAGGCGCAAGGCACCGCTGCCCGCCAGGCAGCGGAGAGCCAACTGAGCGCCGCGCAAGGGCAAATCAAGCAACTGACCGCCGAACTGACCAAGGCCCGCAGCCAGAACGAACAACTGGGCGCCCAGCAGGATGCCGTCCGCAGCAGCGCCCAGGCGCAGGTGGCGGCCAGCAGCGAGCAGGTCGGCAAATTCAAGCAAGCCTACGAAGAACTGCTGGGCCGCGCCCGCGGTATCGAAGCGGCACGCGCCACCCTGCAAGCCAGCCTGACCAGTCGCGAGAGTGAAGTACAGCAATGTGTGGCGAAGAACCAGCAGATGTACGGCATCGCCAAAGAGATCCTCGGCGCCTACGAAAACATCGAGGTCAGTGATGTGCTGAAGATTCGCCAGCCCTTTGCCAGCGGCGCGCGGGTGAAGTTCGAGGAATTGGCGCAGCGTTATGGCGATGCGCTGTACCAGACCCAGTTCGACGCCACCAAGACCACCGCGGGCAAATAA